The Flavobacterium sp. M31R6 nucleotide sequence CCTTCTTATGAAATCAAGCGGACAGCACAATTTAATTACCGAATCTTCCGTTATTGTTTTTGGAATAGGAATGTTATTGGTGTATTCATTTTCGTCTTTGTATCATTTGGCACAAAAAGAGAAAACGAAACAGTTGCTTAAAATTGCAGATCACATCAGTATTTACTATCTAATTGCCGGAACCTACTCACCATTGATGGTTATTTATTTGAATAAAGAAACGGCTTTGGTTTTTCTGGGAATAATGTGGTCAATAGTTTTGCTGGGAACTTTTTTTAAGATTTTTTACGTTGATCGTTTTAAGTTTCTTTCTGTTTTGTTTTATTTATTGATGGGATGGATGATTGTTTTTGTGATAAAGCCTTTGTGGGGAGTGATTCCTTTACCGGTATTTTTGTGGATACTTGCCGGAGGATTGAGTTATACTGTAGGCGTTTATTTTTATGTAAAAGGGCATAAAAACTACTTTCATACTGTTTGGCATTTCTTTGTGCTTTTAGGTACTGTTTTTCACTATGTAGCTATTTTGGAAAGTTTGTAAACTGTTTTAATAATTAACATTATCAACTGCTAAGAAGATTATTGTAACATTTTTTTAAATTTTAGTAATCCTTTAACTTTCAAATCTAACAAATAACTTATATTTGTAAATCTCGATAAAAATCTCTTTTTGAGGGATGAAATACGATAAAATTCAATAAATTACCTCGAAATCGTACGTATTGAAAAAAATGAGGTAAAAAAATACAAGTATGAAGTTTTTAAGAGTAATTGTTTTAGCGTTTATTTTTTGTAGTGTTGGTGTTTTTTCGCAAGAGAATAACATCAAACACACCATAGTAAAAGGGGAAACAATTTCTAGTATTGCTCAAAAATATAATGTTTCTATTGTTTCTATTTATAAGCTAAATCCCAAGGCTAAAAAGACATTACAACTTAATCAGGTTTTGCAGATTCCAAATTCTGAATCTAAAAAAACGAATGAATTGGTAGTTGCTGATTCTGAAAAAACAATAGATATCAATCACCAAGTATTGACCAAAGAAACAATTTACGGAATTACAAAGCAATTTAAAACTACTACAGAACTACTTTATAAAGCCAATCCTCAATTAGAAACAGAAGGATTAAAAGTTGGTCAGACAATTATTATTCCATCGAGTTTGACTAAAAAAGAGATAGCAAATTTATCCAATTCAAAAACGCAAGAGATAGTTGAGACGGTAGAAGCATCAACTCCATTAACGCACCAAGTGAAAGCTAAAGAATCCTTGTATGTTATTGCAAAGATGTATGGTGTTTCATTAAAAGAATTGCAAAATTCAAATCCAAAAATAGGAAACAAAGGATTAAGCATTGGACAAACTATTTTGATTCCAAGTAATGGTAAAATAGTAGAAAATGAAGTTGTACTTGAAGTAAAAAAGCCTGAAACGAAAGAAGTTTCTACTGCGGTTAAGGAAAGTAAAGAAGTGGCTTCCGTGCTTGACGAAAAAGAAGTTAACGATAAAGAGGTAAAAGCAGATTCACAAATTCAGACATCAGAAATCATTCATGAGGTTTTGACCAAAGAAACTAAGTACGGAATTGCAAAGAAATACGGAATTACTGTTGCAGAATTAGAAAAGCAAAATCCTGCTATTCAACAAAAATTATTGGTTGGTTCAAAGTTGAGTATTCAAGTTCCTAATGATAAAATTGAAAAGGGGAGTGAAGTGGACGTGGCAGAGTCTCAAATAAAATTAATTCCTAAAGATACAATAAGCGCAACGTTTAATAATATGTCGAATGTAGGTTTGATCGATCAATTGATACAAACAGCATACGATAAAATAGGAACAAGATATAGAAGTGGAGGTACCACAACCGCTGGATTTGATTGTTCGGGGTTTATGTGTTCTACATTCGGAAATTTTGATATAAAATTGCCGAGATCTTCTATAGAACAGTCAAGTTTTGGTGAAAGAGTAGAAACCGAGAATGTGCAAAAAGGTGATTTGATTTTCTTTAAAACTAACGGAAGAAGTCATATCAATCATGTTGGAATGGTAATCGATGTTGTAGATGATGAAATTAAATTTATTCATTCTTCAACACATTCGGGAGTGATTATTTCTTCTACCAAAGAGCCTTATTACCGTCGTAATTTTGCACAGGTGAATCGAGTATTAAAATAACTTTTAAAAAAATAATTCAATGGAACTCTTAAGGAAACTTAAGAGTTTTTTGTTTTTTATTATTTAATCTTTCGGTGTAAAGACAGGGCAAACGCATGAGTTTAAATAATGGCCGCAGATTCGCTGATTAATTTATTGGAAAGCTGATTTTTTTTTGATTTTAAAGAAATTAATTTGCGCTAATTCCGCTGAAAGCGGTTAATTCGGTATAGAAATTTCAATTAAAATCTGCGAATCTGCGGTAAAAACAACTCATGCGTTTGCCCTGGGTGTAAAGAGTATTATTAGCCATTTTCAAAAAAAAGTATATCTTTAGCCAACCAAAAAATAAACCTATAAAAATGGAAGAAAACAAACCAGAAGAATTTAAAAGAGAACTCGGATTACTAGACGGAACAATGCTTGTTGTTGGATCAATGATTGGATCAGGGATATTTATTGTGAGCTCGGATATGGTGCGCCAATTGGGTTCTGCCGGCTGGCTGATTGCGATGTGGGTGCTTACCGGATTTATTACCGTGATTGCAGCCGTTAGTTATGGCGAGTTGAGCGCGATGTTTCCCAAAGCGGGCGGGCAATACGTTTATATAAAAGAAGCTTACGGAAAACTGATTGGTTTTTTATATGGTTGGAGCTTTTTTGCAGTGATACAAACGGGCACAATTGCTGCAGTGGGTGTGGCTTTCTCGAAATTTGCCGCTTATTTGTATTCTCCTGTGAGCGAAAAAAATATTATTTATGAATTGGGTGATTTCAAACTTAGTGCTGCCCAAATCGTTTCGATAATCACCATTATTTTATTGAGTTATATCAATAGTCGCGGTGTGAAAAACAGCAAGATTTTGCAAACAGTTTTGACGGTTATTAAAATTGCCTCGATTTTTGGATTGATTATTTTCGGATTCGTGGCAGCTAAATCCGAAGTTTGGGATGCCAATTGGGCGAATGCTTGGACTTCTCAATCATTGAATACTGATACGGGTTCTTGGCTTCCGATTAGTGGAGTGGCCTTGATTTCGGCAATGTCGGCGGCATTGGTGGGTTCGTTGTTTTCTAGCGTGGCATGGGAAGGCGTGACTTTTATCGCTGGGGAAATCAAAAATCCAAAACGCAATGTAGGATTGAGTTTGTTTCTAGGAACCTTGATTGTAAGTTGTATTTATATTTTGGCCAATGTGATGTATTTGGCGGTGGTTCCTTTGCAGGATATTGCGACGGCAGAATCGGATAGAGTGGCTGTTGTGGCATCGCAAAACATTTTCGGAAATATTGGAACATTAATTATCGCCTTGATGATTATGATTTCGACTTTTGCCTGTAATAATGGTTTGATTATGACTGGGGCAAGGGTTTATTATACGATGGCGCAAGACGGTTTGTTTTTCAAAAAAGCTTCCCATTTGAACAAGGCGAGCGTACCGGCCTGGGCATTGTGGGCGCAGTGTTTTTGGGCTTCGGCCTTGTGTTTGACTGGAAAATACGGCGATTTGTTGGACTTTGTTGTAATTATCGTTTTGATATTTTACATCCTGACCATTTACGGAATTTTTGTTCTTCGCAAGAAAATGCCAGATGCCGAAAGACCGTATAGAGCTTTTGGTTATCCGTTTTTGCCAGCACTTTACATTATTATTGCCAGCGCCATTTGTATTGCGTTGTTATACACAAAGCCTAGCACTTGTGGTTGGGGTGTTTTTATAATGTTGATTGGAATTCCGATTTATTATTTGACTAAATCTAAGGAGTAATTGTTTAGGTGCTGATTTCAGAACTCAGATTCTTTAGGGAATTCGGGATTAGGATAAAGATTTTAGTTTAAAAAAGGTTTTTAAAAATCCGTCTCATGAATCGAGACGGATTTTTTGTTCCTGATATAAAACAGAAAACCCGTTTTGATGAACAAAACGGGTTTTTCTAGTGTAGTAAGCACTTATTTAATATTAGCAAACTGCGTCGGCTAATATTAACTCTTCATTAAAAGGAAGGTTCCAAGCTTCGGCTACTCCTTTGTAAAGGATTTTTCCGTTGGCAATGTTTAATCCTTTTTTTAATTCTTCGTTTTCAGCACAAGCTTTTTGCCATCCTTTGTTTGCCAATTGTACAGCATATGGCAAAGTAGCATTTGTAAGCGCCAAAGTTGAAGTATAAGGAACTGCACCTGGCATATTAGCCACACAGTAATGTACGATATCATCAATAATGAAAGTTGGATTTTCGTGAGTTGTAGGAGTACAAGTTTCAATACATCCTCCTTGATCTACAGCAACGTCAACAAGAACTGTTCCTGGACGCATAGATTTTAACATTTCACGTTTAATCAAATGTGGTGCTTTTGCTCCTGGGATTAATACAGCTCCAATAATCAAATCAGTGTCTAAAATTGCTTTTCTGATGTTGTATTCGTTAGACATTTGTGTCATAACATTAGCTGGCATAATATCGTCTAATTGACGTAAACGCGGTAAGCTAACATCCATGATAGTAACTTGAGCTCCTAGACCTGCAGCCATTTTTGCAGCTTGTGTTCCTACGATTCCACCACCAAGTACTAATACTTTAGCAGGAGGAACACCTGGGACACCACCTAGAAGAATTCCTCTTCCTTTTAATGGTTTTTCTAAGTATTTAGCACCTTCTTGAATAGACATACGTCCAGCTACTTCAGACATTGGAACTAACAATGGCAAGCTACGGTCTGTTTTTTCAACAGTTTCGTATGCCAAACAGATAGCTTGACGCTCAATCATTGCATGAGTTAATGGCTCAGATGATGCAAAGTGAAAGTATGTGAAAAGTAATTGATCTTTTTTGATAAGTGGGTATTCTGAAGCGATTGGCTCTTTTACTTTGATAATCATTTCAGCGATACCATATACTTCTTCAATAGTAGGTAAGATTACAGCACCGGCTGCAGCATATTCTTCATCAGCAAAACCGCTTCCTTCACCTGCAGTTGCTTGAACATAAACACTATGACCGTTATTTTTCAACTCAGCAACACCTGCTGGAGTTAGAGCAACACGATTTTCGTTATTCTTGATTTCTTTTGGTACACCGATTATCATAACTGTTGTATTAAGTGATTGATTTAAAATTCAATTACAAATTTAGCAGATAAAGAAAAATTTTGTTCATTGTAAATCAAAATAGGAAAATATTATTTTTATTTAGTAATTTAGCATGAAATATTTCTTTTTTTGATGCTTTTTTTATTTCTAAAAAGAAAATTAATCGGATTATTTTGTTATAAATCAATTTTATTAAACCTCTTTTTGTTATGATTTTAGACGAAAACGACAGAAAAATATTGCGCCTCCTGCAGGAAGATGCGCATTTGACATTAAAAGACATTTCAAATCGGATAAATCTCTCGCTGACTCCGGTTCATGATCGAGTGAAACGTCTTGAAAAAGAGGGTATTATAGAGCGATATGTTTCTATTTTGAACAAGAAAAAGTTAGGTAAAAACCTCACGGTTTACTGTCAAGTGACCTTGGTGAAACAAACTTTTGATATTTCGGATAGTTTCAATCAAGCGATATTGAATTTACCTGAAGTGGTGGAATGTAATTTTGTTTCGGGAAGTTTTGATTATATGCTCAAAATTGTATTGCCCGATATGGAAAGTTACCATCATTTTCATCAAATGAAATTGTCGATTTTGCCCGAGGTGTCTTTGATAAATAGTTTTTTTATTATTTCGGAAGTGAAGAGTACGACGGTTTTGCCAATTTAGATTGTTGGGCTTTGATTCTAAATATCTTTTGTGATAAAAAGTTGTCGCTTAGCGCGTGAAGGATAGAAGCTAGCTACCGAAGTAGCGCGGATAGCCTGACAGCAGTAGGGAAGGAGCCGAATAAGCGTT carries:
- a CDS encoding hemolysin III family protein, producing the protein MEVRIQTRNEELANGISHALGVLFCLIGMPFLLMKSSGQHNLITESSVIVFGIGMLLVYSFSSLYHLAQKEKTKQLLKIADHISIYYLIAGTYSPLMVIYLNKETALVFLGIMWSIVLLGTFFKIFYVDRFKFLSVLFYLLMGWMIVFVIKPLWGVIPLPVFLWILAGGLSYTVGVYFYVKGHKNYFHTVWHFFVLLGTVFHYVAILESL
- a CDS encoding C40 family peptidase, which codes for MKFLRVIVLAFIFCSVGVFSQENNIKHTIVKGETISSIAQKYNVSIVSIYKLNPKAKKTLQLNQVLQIPNSESKKTNELVVADSEKTIDINHQVLTKETIYGITKQFKTTTELLYKANPQLETEGLKVGQTIIIPSSLTKKEIANLSNSKTQEIVETVEASTPLTHQVKAKESLYVIAKMYGVSLKELQNSNPKIGNKGLSIGQTILIPSNGKIVENEVVLEVKKPETKEVSTAVKESKEVASVLDEKEVNDKEVKADSQIQTSEIIHEVLTKETKYGIAKKYGITVAELEKQNPAIQQKLLVGSKLSIQVPNDKIEKGSEVDVAESQIKLIPKDTISATFNNMSNVGLIDQLIQTAYDKIGTRYRSGGTTTAGFDCSGFMCSTFGNFDIKLPRSSIEQSSFGERVETENVQKGDLIFFKTNGRSHINHVGMVIDVVDDEIKFIHSSTHSGVIISSTKEPYYRRNFAQVNRVLK
- a CDS encoding APC family permease, with protein sequence MEENKPEEFKRELGLLDGTMLVVGSMIGSGIFIVSSDMVRQLGSAGWLIAMWVLTGFITVIAAVSYGELSAMFPKAGGQYVYIKEAYGKLIGFLYGWSFFAVIQTGTIAAVGVAFSKFAAYLYSPVSEKNIIYELGDFKLSAAQIVSIITIILLSYINSRGVKNSKILQTVLTVIKIASIFGLIIFGFVAAKSEVWDANWANAWTSQSLNTDTGSWLPISGVALISAMSAALVGSLFSSVAWEGVTFIAGEIKNPKRNVGLSLFLGTLIVSCIYILANVMYLAVVPLQDIATAESDRVAVVASQNIFGNIGTLIIALMIMISTFACNNGLIMTGARVYYTMAQDGLFFKKASHLNKASVPAWALWAQCFWASALCLTGKYGDLLDFVVIIVLIFYILTIYGIFVLRKKMPDAERPYRAFGYPFLPALYIIIASAICIALLYTKPSTCGWGVFIMLIGIPIYYLTKSKE
- the ald gene encoding alanine dehydrogenase; protein product: MIIGVPKEIKNNENRVALTPAGVAELKNNGHSVYVQATAGEGSGFADEEYAAAGAVILPTIEEVYGIAEMIIKVKEPIASEYPLIKKDQLLFTYFHFASSEPLTHAMIERQAICLAYETVEKTDRSLPLLVPMSEVAGRMSIQEGAKYLEKPLKGRGILLGGVPGVPPAKVLVLGGGIVGTQAAKMAAGLGAQVTIMDVSLPRLRQLDDIMPANVMTQMSNEYNIRKAILDTDLIIGAVLIPGAKAPHLIKREMLKSMRPGTVLVDVAVDQGGCIETCTPTTHENPTFIIDDIVHYCVANMPGAVPYTSTLALTNATLPYAVQLANKGWQKACAENEELKKGLNIANGKILYKGVAEAWNLPFNEELILADAVC
- a CDS encoding Lrp/AsnC family transcriptional regulator, which encodes MILDENDRKILRLLQEDAHLTLKDISNRINLSLTPVHDRVKRLEKEGIIERYVSILNKKKLGKNLTVYCQVTLVKQTFDISDSFNQAILNLPEVVECNFVSGSFDYMLKIVLPDMESYHHFHQMKLSILPEVSLINSFFIISEVKSTTVLPI